The following are encoded together in the Methylorubrum sp. B1-46 genome:
- a CDS encoding putative DNA modification/repair radical SAM protein — MDDKLARKLRILADAAKYDASCASSGAPKRKAGADGLGSTTGAGICHAYTPDGRCVSLLKILLTNYCLFDCAYCVNRRSSNVARARFSVEEVVTLTVEFYKRNYIEGLFLSSGIIRSPDYTMEMLTRVAKKLRRDHGFRGYIHLKSIPEASPWLIEEAGLYADRLSINLELPTEASLNRLAPEKDGAAIEGAMGQIGERIVQAKEERRRFSPAGQSTQVIVGADATTDEAMIRKSALLYGTYGLKRVYYSAFSPIPDASSALPPQAPPLRREHRLYQADWLIRYYEFSPDDVAGAADDGMLALDIDPKLAWALKNRHRFPVDVNRADREMLLRVPGLGARAVDAIIKARRHGRLRLDDVARLTSGLKRARPFLIAEDFRPTTLTDRLDLRMKLAEPAEQLSLF, encoded by the coding sequence ATGGACGACAAACTCGCGCGCAAGCTGCGCATCCTCGCGGATGCCGCCAAATACGACGCCTCCTGCGCGTCCTCCGGCGCACCCAAGCGCAAGGCCGGTGCGGACGGGCTCGGCTCGACCACGGGCGCCGGTATCTGCCACGCCTACACACCGGACGGGCGCTGCGTCTCCCTGCTCAAGATCCTGCTGACCAATTACTGCCTATTCGACTGCGCCTATTGCGTGAATCGACGCTCCTCGAACGTTGCCCGCGCGCGCTTCTCCGTTGAAGAGGTCGTGACGCTCACGGTCGAGTTCTACAAGCGCAACTACATCGAGGGGCTGTTCCTCTCGTCCGGCATCATCCGCTCGCCCGACTACACCATGGAGATGCTGACCCGCGTCGCCAAGAAGCTCCGGCGCGATCACGGATTCCGCGGCTACATCCACCTCAAATCGATCCCCGAGGCGAGCCCCTGGCTGATCGAGGAGGCGGGGCTCTACGCCGACCGTCTCTCGATCAACCTCGAACTGCCCACGGAAGCGAGCCTGAACCGCCTCGCCCCGGAGAAGGACGGCGCGGCAATCGAAGGCGCGATGGGGCAGATCGGCGAGCGCATCGTCCAGGCGAAAGAAGAGCGCCGCCGCTTCTCGCCGGCCGGGCAATCGACGCAGGTCATCGTTGGGGCGGACGCCACTACCGACGAGGCGATGATTCGCAAGTCGGCGCTGCTCTACGGCACCTACGGGCTCAAGCGCGTCTACTACTCGGCCTTCAGTCCGATCCCCGACGCCTCCTCGGCTCTGCCGCCGCAGGCCCCGCCGCTGCGGCGCGAGCACCGGCTGTATCAGGCCGACTGGCTGATCCGGTACTACGAGTTCTCCCCCGACGACGTGGCGGGTGCCGCCGACGATGGCATGCTCGCGCTCGACATCGACCCGAAGCTCGCCTGGGCGCTGAAGAACCGCCACCGCTTCCCCGTGGACGTGAACCGCGCCGACCGGGAGATGCTGCTGCGGGTCCCGGGGCTCGGGGCGCGGGCGGTCGATGCCATCATCAAGGCCCGCCGCCACGGTCGCCTGCGCCTCGACGACGTGGCGCGGCTCACCTCGGGGCTGAAGCGGGCGCGACCGTTCCTGATTGCGGAAGACTTCCGGCCGACGACGCTGACCGATCGGCTCGACCTGCGAATGAAGCTCGCTGAGCCGGCCGAGCAGTTGAGCCTGTTCTGA
- a CDS encoding UdgX family uracil-DNA binding protein (This protein belongs to the uracil DNA glycosylase superfamily, members of which act in excision repair of DNA. However, it belongs more specifically to UdgX branch, whose founding member was found to bind uracil in DNA (where it does not belong), without cleaving it, appears to promote DNA repair by a pathway involving RecA, rather than base excision.) — MGAAAAMGGAPSGIHVVGLAPGADLPGFRAAARRLIAAEIPPETIVWQTEAPSLFGADTVPAEGPPLRLPRAVTELIPMVVPHRDPERYGLLYALVWRVLHGERALMEVLSDPLVHRLHRMRKAIGRDLHKMHAFLRFRRVPGEGRERFAAWFEPDHHILEAAAPFFVDRFRALEWSILTPEGSAHWNGALSFGPPGRREDVPDGDGFEAGWRDYYESTFNPARLNLDAMRAEMPRKYWRNMPETAAIPALVRAASARAQAMIEKEPTMPAKRDPVRAVAKMAQDEPDSLEALNAIIARSEPLVPGATQAVLGEGPVGARIAFVGEQPGDQEDHQGRPFVGPAGQLLSRALEEAGIDRREAYLTNAVKHFKFTLRGKRRIHEKPTAGEVSHYRWWLDKELDFVAPKLVVALGATAVLALTGKSIPITRARGPAEFGRPFEGFITVHPSYLLRLPDEAAKAVAYQTFVEDLRRANAMAA; from the coding sequence ATGGGAGCGGCCGCAGCGATGGGAGGGGCGCCGAGCGGCATCCATGTCGTCGGCCTCGCCCCCGGCGCGGATCTCCCCGGCTTCCGCGCCGCCGCGCGCCGCTTGATCGCGGCCGAGATCCCGCCCGAGACCATCGTCTGGCAGACGGAGGCCCCGAGCCTGTTCGGCGCCGACACCGTCCCCGCGGAGGGCCCGCCGCTGCGCCTTCCCCGCGCGGTGACCGAACTGATCCCGATGGTGGTGCCCCACCGCGACCCTGAGCGCTACGGCCTGCTCTACGCCCTGGTCTGGCGAGTCCTGCACGGTGAGCGGGCGCTGATGGAAGTCCTGAGCGACCCGCTCGTCCACCGCTTGCATCGTATGCGGAAGGCGATTGGCCGCGACCTGCACAAGATGCACGCCTTCCTGCGCTTCCGCCGGGTGCCGGGGGAGGGGCGGGAGCGGTTCGCGGCGTGGTTCGAGCCCGACCATCACATCCTGGAAGCCGCCGCGCCCTTCTTCGTCGACCGCTTCCGCGCCCTCGAATGGTCGATCCTGACGCCCGAGGGGTCGGCGCACTGGAACGGCGCGCTCAGCTTCGGCCCGCCCGGCCGCCGCGAGGATGTGCCCGACGGTGATGGCTTCGAGGCCGGTTGGCGCGACTATTACGAGAGCACCTTCAACCCGGCCCGGCTCAACCTCGACGCCATGCGCGCCGAGATGCCCCGCAAGTACTGGCGGAACATGCCGGAGACGGCGGCGATTCCCGCTCTCGTCCGGGCTGCGAGCGCCCGCGCCCAGGCGATGATCGAGAAGGAGCCGACCATGCCGGCCAAGCGCGACCCCGTCCGCGCCGTGGCGAAGATGGCCCAGGACGAGCCGGATTCGCTGGAAGCCCTCAACGCGATCATCGCCCGCTCCGAACCGCTGGTTCCGGGGGCGACGCAGGCCGTGCTCGGCGAGGGGCCGGTCGGCGCCCGGATCGCCTTCGTCGGCGAGCAGCCGGGCGATCAGGAGGACCACCAGGGCCGCCCGTTCGTCGGCCCGGCGGGGCAGCTCCTCTCCCGCGCGCTCGAAGAGGCAGGGATCGACCGGCGCGAGGCCTACCTCACCAATGCGGTCAAGCACTTCAAGTTCACGTTGCGCGGCAAGCGCCGCATCCACGAGAAGCCGACCGCCGGCGAGGTGAGCCATTACCGCTGGTGGCTCGACAAGGAACTCGACTTCGTCGCCCCCAAACTGGTCGTGGCACTCGGGGCCACCGCGGTGCTGGCGCTCACGGGCAAATCAATCCCGATTACCCGCGCTCGCGGTCCTGCCGAGTTCGGCCGGCCGTTCGAGGGTTTCATCACGGTCCACCCCTCCTACCTGCTGCGCCTGCCCGACGAGGCGGCGAAGGCGGTGGCCTATCAAACCTTCGTCGAGGATCTGCGCCGGGCAAATGCCATGGCCGCGTGA
- a CDS encoding zinc-dependent alcohol dehydrogenase, producing the protein MRALVWHGTQDIRCDTVPDPEIEDDRDAIIKVTACAICGSDLHLYDHVIPAMKKGDILGHEFMGEVVETGRGLNGTLKKGERVVIPFIITCGECDQCKRGFFSVCERTNRNRSLADKAFGHGTAGLFGYSHLTGGYSGGQAEYVRVPFADRTHIKVPDSLTDEQVLFLGDIFPTGWQAAVQADIQPHDTVAIWGAGPVGQMAIRSAILLGAKQVVCIDSVPERLDMARAGGAIVIDNTRESPVERLNELTHGKGPEKCIDAVGMEAHSPRAVEQVYDRVKQAMMLESDRASVLREMIYVCRPAGILSIPGVYGGLVDKMPMGAVMNKGLTIRAAQTHVNRWTDDLLRRIEEGQIDPSFVITHRAGLEQGPEMYRTFRDKKDNCIKVVLRP; encoded by the coding sequence ATGAGGGCCCTCGTCTGGCACGGCACCCAGGACATTCGCTGCGACACCGTTCCCGATCCCGAGATCGAGGATGATCGCGACGCGATCATCAAGGTCACAGCCTGCGCGATCTGCGGCTCGGATCTTCACCTCTACGATCACGTCATTCCGGCGATGAAGAAGGGGGACATCCTCGGCCACGAATTCATGGGCGAGGTGGTCGAGACCGGTCGGGGCCTGAACGGAACGCTGAAGAAGGGCGAGCGGGTGGTGATCCCGTTCATCATCACCTGCGGCGAGTGCGACCAGTGCAAGCGCGGGTTCTTCTCCGTCTGCGAGCGCACGAACCGCAACCGGAGTCTGGCCGACAAGGCGTTCGGCCATGGCACTGCCGGCCTGTTCGGCTACTCGCACCTCACCGGCGGCTATAGCGGCGGGCAGGCCGAATATGTCCGTGTGCCGTTCGCCGACCGCACGCATATCAAGGTGCCGGATTCGCTCACCGACGAGCAGGTGCTGTTCCTCGGCGACATCTTCCCCACCGGCTGGCAGGCGGCGGTGCAGGCCGACATCCAGCCCCACGACACGGTGGCAATCTGGGGCGCCGGCCCGGTGGGGCAGATGGCGATCCGCTCGGCGATCCTGCTCGGCGCCAAGCAGGTGGTCTGCATCGACAGCGTGCCCGAGCGCCTCGACATGGCGCGGGCCGGCGGTGCCATCGTCATCGACAACACGCGCGAGAGCCCGGTCGAGCGCCTCAACGAACTGACCCACGGCAAGGGCCCGGAAAAGTGCATCGACGCGGTCGGCATGGAGGCGCACTCGCCGCGGGCCGTCGAGCAGGTCTACGACCGGGTCAAGCAGGCGATGATGCTGGAGAGCGACCGTGCCTCGGTGCTGCGGGAGATGATCTATGTCTGCCGCCCCGCCGGCATCCTCTCGATCCCCGGCGTCTATGGCGGTCTCGTCGACAAGATGCCGATGGGCGCGGTGATGAACAAGGGCCTGACCATTCGCGCCGCCCAAACCCACGTGAACCGCTGGACCGACGACCTGCTGCGGCGGATCGAGGAGGGCCAGATCGATCCCTCCTTCGTCATCACCCACCGGGCCGGGTTGGAACAGGGCCCGGAGATGTACCGGACGTTCCGGGACAAGAAGGACAACTGCATCAAGGTCGTGCTGCGGCCCTGA